From Micromonospora sp. NBC_01699, a single genomic window includes:
- a CDS encoding class I SAM-dependent methyltransferase, whose translation MSVVDLFEAAAGTYDQARRRLVPCFDEFYGTAIELVSPTLRAAAADGRTPEVLDLGAGTGLLSALVGAAVPGARITLLDAAPAMLAIAADHLTAQRVAHTVEVADLTAPLPAGPYDAVVTALAVHHLDDAGKRALYRRIHDVLRPGGVFVNAEQVAGPTPELDRRYAEVWLAQITALGSDRAEIDAAHHRMSYDRPAPVTAQCTWLTEAGFTNVDCFFKSWRFAVLGAHRPTP comes from the coding sequence ATGAGCGTGGTGGACCTGTTCGAAGCCGCCGCCGGCACCTATGACCAGGCCAGACGCAGGTTGGTGCCATGCTTCGACGAGTTTTACGGCACGGCGATCGAGCTGGTGTCACCAACACTGCGGGCGGCGGCGGCCGACGGCCGTACGCCCGAGGTTCTCGATCTCGGAGCCGGCACCGGCCTGCTCTCGGCGCTCGTCGGCGCGGCCGTGCCCGGCGCCCGGATCACCCTGCTCGACGCCGCACCGGCGATGCTGGCGATCGCGGCCGACCACCTGACCGCCCAGCGGGTCGCGCACACCGTCGAGGTGGCCGACCTGACCGCGCCGCTGCCCGCCGGCCCATACGACGCGGTGGTCACCGCGCTGGCCGTGCACCACCTGGACGACGCCGGGAAGAGGGCGCTCTACCGGCGGATACACGACGTGCTCCGGCCCGGCGGAGTGTTCGTCAACGCCGAGCAGGTGGCCGGACCCACCCCCGAACTCGACCGGCGGTACGCCGAGGTCTGGCTGGCCCAGATCACCGCCCTCGGCTCGGACCGGGCGGAAATCGACGCCGCCCACCACCGGATGTCCTACGACCGTCCCGCCCCGGTCACCGCCCAGTGCACCTGGCTCACCGAAGCCGGCTTCACCAACGTCGACTGCTTCTTCAAATCCTGGCGCTTCGCCGTCCTCGGCGCCCACCGCCCCACCCCGTAG
- a CDS encoding nitrate/nitrite transporter, whose translation MATPPVAGPGPVATPARRHRIDDWRPEDPTFWRVTGAAVARRNLVFSVFSEHVGFSVWSLWSVLVLFLGPEYGIDPAGKFLLTAVPTALGAVLRLPYTFAVGVFGGRNWTVISAALLLLPTIPMTILIEPGVSYGTLMVLACLAGVGGGNFASSMANINLFYPDRHKGWALGLNAGGGNLGVPAVQLVGLLVLAMTGTAYPRLVPAVYLPLIVLAALLAARYMDNISPAATGRDGSAGAPGQGGVHSERGAMREVARDPHTWIMSFLYIGTFGSFIGFGFAFGQVLQVQFGDRFATPLDAAYLTFLGPLVGSLIRPLGGYLADRWGGARVTCWNFVAMALGAGVVLYASGRGSLSLYLVGFIALFVFSGIGNGSTYKMIPAIFRARARIAAGMLAEVPAEAARRAVRLAGALIGIAGAVGAFGGVLVNIAFRQSFLTYRTADAAYVSFIACYLLCVVVTWAVYLRSSPRRLSGV comes from the coding sequence GTGGCAACACCGCCGGTCGCCGGACCGGGACCCGTGGCAACCCCCGCCCGTCGGCACCGGATCGACGACTGGCGTCCGGAGGACCCGACCTTCTGGCGGGTGACCGGTGCGGCCGTAGCCCGGCGCAACCTTGTCTTCTCCGTCTTCTCCGAGCACGTCGGCTTCTCCGTCTGGAGTCTCTGGTCGGTGCTGGTGCTCTTCCTCGGCCCCGAGTACGGCATCGACCCGGCCGGGAAGTTCCTGCTCACTGCCGTACCGACGGCGCTGGGGGCGGTGCTGCGGCTGCCCTACACGTTCGCGGTCGGGGTCTTCGGGGGCAGGAACTGGACCGTGATCAGCGCCGCCCTGCTGCTCCTGCCGACGATCCCGATGACGATCCTGATCGAACCCGGCGTCTCGTACGGGACGCTGATGGTGCTCGCCTGTCTCGCCGGGGTCGGCGGCGGCAACTTCGCCTCCTCGATGGCGAACATCAACCTGTTCTATCCCGACCGGCACAAGGGCTGGGCGCTCGGCCTGAACGCGGGCGGCGGCAACCTCGGCGTACCGGCGGTGCAGCTCGTCGGGCTGCTGGTGCTGGCGATGACGGGAACCGCGTACCCCCGGCTGGTCCCGGCGGTCTACCTGCCGCTGATCGTGCTGGCCGCGCTGCTCGCCGCGCGGTACATGGACAACATCTCACCGGCGGCGACCGGGCGCGACGGGTCGGCCGGTGCACCGGGTCAGGGTGGCGTGCACAGTGAGCGGGGGGCGATGCGGGAGGTGGCCCGGGACCCGCACACCTGGATCATGTCCTTCCTCTATATCGGGACGTTCGGCTCGTTCATCGGGTTCGGCTTCGCCTTCGGGCAGGTGCTTCAGGTGCAGTTCGGCGATCGGTTCGCCACCCCGCTGGACGCCGCGTACCTCACCTTCCTGGGGCCGCTGGTCGGCTCGCTGATCCGGCCACTGGGTGGGTACCTTGCCGACCGGTGGGGCGGTGCGCGGGTCACCTGCTGGAACTTCGTGGCGATGGCGCTCGGCGCCGGCGTGGTGCTCTACGCCTCCGGACGCGGTTCACTGTCGCTGTACCTGGTCGGCTTCATCGCCCTGTTCGTCTTCTCCGGCATCGGCAACGGTTCCACGTACAAGATGATCCCGGCGATCTTCCGGGCCCGGGCCCGGATCGCCGCCGGGATGCTGGCCGAGGTCCCGGCCGAGGCGGCGCGGCGGGCGGTGCGGCTGGCCGGGGCGTTGATCGGGATCGCCGGTGCGGTCGGCGCGTTCGGGGGAGTGCTGGTCAACATCGCCTTCCGGCAGTCGTTCCTGACCTATCGCACGGCCGACGCCGCATACGTCAGCTTCATCGCCTGCTATTTGCTCTGTGTCGTCGTCACCTGGGCGGTCTACCTCCGGTCGTCGCCCCGCCGACTGTCGGGCGT